A region of Chiroxiphia lanceolata isolate bChiLan1 chromosome 23, bChiLan1.pri, whole genome shotgun sequence DNA encodes the following proteins:
- the SLC37A2 gene encoding glucose-6-phosphate exchanger SLC37A2 isoform X2: MRAALAPGVRLLRALPRDSRYRGLTLVLTFLCYTSYHLSRKPISIVKSQLHPNCSAFGPHPRNVSNSSTWCSWAPFDGDNYKELFGALDNAFLVAYAIGMFISGIFGERLPLRYYLSGGMVLSGLFTSLFGLGYFWDVHVLWYFIVVQVCNGLVQTTGWPAVVACVGNWFGKGKRGLIMGIWNSHTSVGNILGSLIAGVWVSSAWGLSFVVPGIIIATVGIICFFFLVEYPEDVDCSPPLHHMASDEDPGGVTTSEKDPEAVTPNEDPLSLSGQSSADHSNSPKEPAEEPEAISFLGALRIPGVVEFSLCLLFAKLVSYTFLYWLPLYIVNVAHFGAKEAGDLSTLFDVGGILGGIFAGLVSDYTGGRATTCCVMLVVAAPMLFLYNHVGQNGIGTSIAMLVICGALVNGPYALITTAVSADLGTHESLKGNAKALSTVTAIIDGTGSIGAALGPLLAGLISPTGWNNVFYMLIAADVLACLLLARVVVKEVRGWCGYMARKRGFKEF, from the exons CTATCGGGGACTGACGCTGGTGCTGACCTTCCTCTGCTACACCAGCTACCACCTCTCCCGAAAACCCATCAGCATCGTCAAG agccagctgcaCCCCAACTGCTCAGCCTTCGGCCCACACCCTCGCAATGTCTCCAACAGCAGCACGTGGTGCAGCTGGGCACCCTTTG atggGGACAACTACAAGGAGCTTTTTGGGGCCCTGGATAATGCCTTCCTGGTGGCCTACGCCATCGGGATGTTTATCAG tgGCATTTTTGGGGAGCGCCTCCCCCTGCGCTACTACCTGTCAGGGGGGATGGTGCTGAGTGGGCTCTTCACCTCACTCTTCGGCCTCGGCTACTTCTGGGACGTCCATGTCCTCTGGTACTTCATCGTTGTGCAG GTCTGCAATGGGCTGGTGCAGACGACCGGCTGGCCTGCTGTCGTGGCGTGCGTCGGGAactggtttgggaagggaaa GAGAGGTTTGATCATGGGCATCTGGAACTCGCACACCTCCGTCGGCAACATCTTAGGGTCGCTCATTGCCGGTGTCTGGGTCTCCTCTGCCTGGGGCCTGTCCTTCGTCGTGCCCGGCATCATCATCGCCACCGTGGGCATCATCTGCTTCTTCTTCCTCGTGGAGT atCCCGAGGATGTTGACTGCAGTCCGCCACTGCATCAT ATGGCCTCTGATGAGGATCCTGGAGGAGTGACCACCAGTGAGAAGGATCCTGAAGCAGTGACCCCCAACGAGGACCCGCTCAGCCTCTCAGGCCAGAGCAGTGCGGATCACTCCAACAGCCCCAAGGAGCCAGCTGAGGAGCCCGAAGCCATCAGTTTCCTCGGAGCGCTCCGGATACCC ggCGTGGTGGAGTtctccctgtgcctgctctTTGCCAAACTGGTGAGCTACACCTTCCTGTACTGGCTGCCCCTCTACATCGTCAACGTTG CTCATTTCGGCGCCAAGGAAGCTGGGGACCTGTCGACCCTCTTTGATGTTGGGGGTATTTTAG GGGGGATCTTCGCCGGCCTCGTCTCTGACTACACCGGCGGCAGAGCCACCACGTGCTGCGTGATGCTGGTCGTCGCTGCTCCCATG ctgttcctgTATAACCACGTCGGCCAGAATGGCATTGGCACATCAATAG CGATGCTGGTCATCTGCGGTGCTCTGGTTAACGGGCCCTACGCGCTCATCACAACAGCGGTGTCAGCAGATCTG GGAACCCACGAGTCTCTCAAAGGAAACGCCAAAGCCCTTTCGACTGTCACGGCCATCATTGATGGCACAGGATCCATCG GTGCCGCACTGGGGCCGCTGCTCGCAGGGCTCATCTCTCCCACGGGCTGGAACAACGTCTTCTACATGTTGATAGCGGCCGATGTCCTGGCCTGCCTG CTCCTTGCTCGCGTGGTGGTCAAAGAGGTCCGTGGCTGGTGCGGCTACATGGCGAGGAAGAGAGG GTTCAAGGAGTTCTGA
- the TMEM218 gene encoding transmembrane protein 218, with the protein MAGALGVGPGVLVLLLLWAMALLLGMALARAGRARVAALPVVLGAAALTAALLLFPREGESPAPASTEEIVDSFFIGRFVLLAVMSLVFLGCLFLLLIYHLMEPVYAKPLHSS; encoded by the exons ATGGCGGGCGCGCTGGGCGTGGGGCCgggggtgctggtgctgctgctgctctgggccaTGGCGCTGCTGCTCGGGATGGCGCTGGCCCGCGCCGGCCGCGCCCG GGTCGCCGCGCTGCCCGTGGTGCTCGGAGCCGCCGCGCTCACGGCCGCGCTGCTGCTCTTCCCCCGCGAGGGCGAGAGCCCGGCCCCGGCCAGCACCGAGGAG ATCGTGGACTCCTTCTTCATCGGTCGCTTCGTCCTCCTGGCTGTGATGAGCCTGGTCTTCCTGGGGtgcctgttcctgctcctgATTTACCACCTCATGGAGCCCGTGTACGCCAAGCCACTCCACAGCAGCTAG
- the SLC37A2 gene encoding glucose-6-phosphate exchanger SLC37A2 isoform X1 codes for MRAALAPGVRLLRALPRDSRYRGLTLVLTFLCYTSYHLSRKPISIVKSQLHPNCSAFGPHPRNVSNSSTWCSWAPFDGDNYKELFGALDNAFLVAYAIGMFISGIFGERLPLRYYLSGGMVLSGLFTSLFGLGYFWDVHVLWYFIVVQVCNGLVQTTGWPAVVACVGNWFGKGKRGLIMGIWNSHTSVGNILGSLIAGVWVSSAWGLSFVVPGIIIATVGIICFFFLVEYPEDVDCSPPLHHMASDEDPGGVTTSEKDPEAVTPNEDPLSLSGQSSADHSNSPKEPAEEPEAISFLGALRIPGVVEFSLCLLFAKLVSYTFLYWLPLYIVNVAHFGAKEAGDLSTLFDVGGILGGIFAGLVSDYTGGRATTCCVMLVVAAPMLFLYNHVGQNGIGTSIAMLVICGALVNGPYALITTAVSADLGTHESLKGNAKALSTVTAIIDGTGSIGAALGPLLAGLISPTGWNNVFYMLIAADVLACLLLARVVVKEVRGWCGYMARKRGSSVQLTESVMDGN; via the exons CTATCGGGGACTGACGCTGGTGCTGACCTTCCTCTGCTACACCAGCTACCACCTCTCCCGAAAACCCATCAGCATCGTCAAG agccagctgcaCCCCAACTGCTCAGCCTTCGGCCCACACCCTCGCAATGTCTCCAACAGCAGCACGTGGTGCAGCTGGGCACCCTTTG atggGGACAACTACAAGGAGCTTTTTGGGGCCCTGGATAATGCCTTCCTGGTGGCCTACGCCATCGGGATGTTTATCAG tgGCATTTTTGGGGAGCGCCTCCCCCTGCGCTACTACCTGTCAGGGGGGATGGTGCTGAGTGGGCTCTTCACCTCACTCTTCGGCCTCGGCTACTTCTGGGACGTCCATGTCCTCTGGTACTTCATCGTTGTGCAG GTCTGCAATGGGCTGGTGCAGACGACCGGCTGGCCTGCTGTCGTGGCGTGCGTCGGGAactggtttgggaagggaaa GAGAGGTTTGATCATGGGCATCTGGAACTCGCACACCTCCGTCGGCAACATCTTAGGGTCGCTCATTGCCGGTGTCTGGGTCTCCTCTGCCTGGGGCCTGTCCTTCGTCGTGCCCGGCATCATCATCGCCACCGTGGGCATCATCTGCTTCTTCTTCCTCGTGGAGT atCCCGAGGATGTTGACTGCAGTCCGCCACTGCATCAT ATGGCCTCTGATGAGGATCCTGGAGGAGTGACCACCAGTGAGAAGGATCCTGAAGCAGTGACCCCCAACGAGGACCCGCTCAGCCTCTCAGGCCAGAGCAGTGCGGATCACTCCAACAGCCCCAAGGAGCCAGCTGAGGAGCCCGAAGCCATCAGTTTCCTCGGAGCGCTCCGGATACCC ggCGTGGTGGAGTtctccctgtgcctgctctTTGCCAAACTGGTGAGCTACACCTTCCTGTACTGGCTGCCCCTCTACATCGTCAACGTTG CTCATTTCGGCGCCAAGGAAGCTGGGGACCTGTCGACCCTCTTTGATGTTGGGGGTATTTTAG GGGGGATCTTCGCCGGCCTCGTCTCTGACTACACCGGCGGCAGAGCCACCACGTGCTGCGTGATGCTGGTCGTCGCTGCTCCCATG ctgttcctgTATAACCACGTCGGCCAGAATGGCATTGGCACATCAATAG CGATGCTGGTCATCTGCGGTGCTCTGGTTAACGGGCCCTACGCGCTCATCACAACAGCGGTGTCAGCAGATCTG GGAACCCACGAGTCTCTCAAAGGAAACGCCAAAGCCCTTTCGACTGTCACGGCCATCATTGATGGCACAGGATCCATCG GTGCCGCACTGGGGCCGCTGCTCGCAGGGCTCATCTCTCCCACGGGCTGGAACAACGTCTTCTACATGTTGATAGCGGCCGATGTCCTGGCCTGCCTG CTCCTTGCTCGCGTGGTGGTCAAAGAGGTCCGTGGCTGGTGCGGCTACATGGCGAGGAAGAGAGG CTCTAGTGTGCAGCTAACAGAGTCAGTGATGGATGGGAATTAG